Genomic DNA from Phycisphaerales bacterium:
TCCAGGACCTGCCCATCAGCAAGAACCATGTCTGCTGGAAGCGCAACGGCAAGCTCTACGAGTTGTACTTCCGAATCGACGGCCGCACGCCGCTGCTGTTCCGCGCACCAGCCGATTCGCCCGTCGATGAGAAAACCGGCTACCGCGAACTCGATGCGGCGGGCGCCGTCACCGGCGTCTTCCACATCAAGGAGGCGATCAAGCAGCTCACCGGCAAGTCCCCGGCGCAGATCGGCATCACCATGCCGCCCGACCGCGGCGCGCCCAAGGCTCGCACCGCTGCGAAGACAGCCGAGGGCAAGGAAGCCAAGCCGCGCAAGAAGCGCGAAGGCCTCAGCGGCCTCGACGCCGCCGCCCAGGTGCTCGCCAAGGCCAAGGAGCCGCTCGACGCCAAGGCCATCGCCGAGCGCGCCATCGCGGCGGGCTGGAAGACCAACGGCGCCACGCCGCACGCCACGCTCTACTCGGCGATGATCCGCGAGATCAAAGCCAAGGGCGACGACGCGCGGTTCATCAAAGCCGACAAGGGCCGGTTCACGGCCCGGAAAGGAGCGTGATCGATGGACCGCGATGTCCAGCGACTGGTCGCGCATGCCGACCAGACCCGCGCCACGATGCGCGACACCCTGGCCGAAATGCCCGCCGCCGACAAGGCCGCATTGATCCGCACCTGCGCCGCGGGCGACCTCACCGGATTCGATGAGCGCACGGCGCTGCTCGTCGGGCTGCTGGCGGTGGTCGCCATCTTCGACCTCAGTGAAACTCGGGAGGACTGAATGATGCCCACTCCACTCTACGAATCGTTCATCGTCGAGGGCCCTACGGGCGTTCTCGTGCGCCGCGTCGAGCCGCGGAGAGGACAACCCTACGAGCACATCTGCACGAAGGCGGTTCTGGAAGATGTCGCCAGCGCCATCGACTGTCTCGAAGGCGCCGCATTTACAATCGAGTCGATCATCCAGGTGATCAGCGGCGGCGTCGCCGCCCGTACCCCGCCGTTCACGCAGGTGGCCGTCGCGGTCGCGTTCCTCAAGGAGCGCGGCTGCGTCGCGCCGGCCCGGCAGCGCAAGCACGCCGCCGCCACCGATGACGTCTACCTCGACGCCATGACGGAGTACCACGCGCTGCGCGAAGGTGGCTGACATCACGCCGCACCTCCAAACTTCGGGGCCTGGACGCCGCGCTTGGAAGCCTCGCGCCGCATCCAGGCCTTGAAGCCTT
This window encodes:
- a CDS encoding winged helix-turn-helix domain-containing protein; the encoded protein is MATKKTSPKGKSTKRTKAATPPPSAPANPNDAASAPGVKPRGRVVDGDAARIAERDAQAAAKGLVLKTEIVNGKERSRWVKKAQEAAAQQGPPRAPKRHARPRIALVNKDDTAEITTLVQDLPISKNHVCWKRNGKLYELYFRIDGRTPLLFRAPADSPVDEKTGYRELDAAGAVTGVFHIKEAIKQLTGKSPAQIGITMPPDRGAPKARTAAKTAEGKEAKPRKKREGLSGLDAAAQVLAKAKEPLDAKAIAERAIAAGWKTNGATPHATLYSAMIREIKAKGDDARFIKADKGRFTARKGA